One Nostoc sp. UHCC 0302 DNA window includes the following coding sequences:
- a CDS encoding ribulose bisphosphate carboxylase small subunit, which produces MSYYIAPRFLDKLAVHITKNFLKLPGVRVPIILGIHGRKGEGKSFQCELVFEKMGVEVTHISGGELESPDAGDPARLIRLRYRETAELIKVRGKMCVLMINDLDAGAGRFDEGTQYTVNTQLVNATLMNIADNPTDVQLPGSYDSTPLHRVPVIVTGNDFSTLYAPLIRDGRMDKFYWEPDRDDKVGIVKGIFEPDGLSQRDIEQLVDTFINQSVDFFSALRSRIYDEQIRNFIYQIGFERVSQRVVNSLEGPPEFKKPDFSLSHLIESGHLMVGEQKRVENSQLVDEYNRLNRGRNSQSAPPAAIPTNQPSNNGGTKGATPNGFHKQQGANTHLTLETQEQVRQLLAQGYKITIEHVDERRFRTGSWQTCINTHIDAESDAISTLESCLAEYSSEYVRLVGIDPKAKRRVAETIIQRPNGKN; this is translated from the coding sequence ATGAGTTACTATATCGCTCCCCGCTTTCTAGACAAACTTGCTGTCCACATCACCAAAAACTTCTTAAAACTTCCTGGCGTACGAGTCCCCATAATTTTGGGGATTCATGGACGTAAAGGTGAAGGCAAGTCTTTTCAGTGTGAGTTAGTCTTCGAGAAAATGGGAGTCGAAGTGACTCACATCTCTGGCGGAGAATTAGAAAGTCCCGATGCTGGAGATCCAGCACGCTTAATTCGGCTACGCTATCGGGAAACAGCAGAACTGATCAAAGTGCGCGGCAAAATGTGTGTGCTGATGATTAACGATTTAGATGCAGGTGCGGGGCGTTTTGATGAAGGGACGCAATACACTGTAAATACGCAGTTGGTAAATGCCACACTGATGAATATTGCAGATAATCCCACAGATGTGCAGTTACCTGGAAGCTACGACTCCACACCTTTACATCGTGTGCCGGTTATTGTTACAGGAAATGATTTTTCTACCCTCTATGCACCGTTAATTCGGGATGGACGGATGGATAAATTCTACTGGGAACCCGATCGCGACGACAAGGTAGGGATTGTCAAGGGTATTTTTGAGCCAGACGGACTCTCACAACGGGATATTGAACAACTCGTTGATACTTTCATCAATCAGTCAGTTGACTTTTTTAGCGCGTTGCGATCGCGCATTTATGACGAACAAATCCGCAACTTCATCTATCAAATAGGGTTTGAACGCGTATCTCAGCGTGTGGTTAATAGCTTAGAAGGGCCACCAGAATTTAAAAAGCCAGATTTCAGCCTATCTCACTTAATCGAATCTGGTCACTTGATGGTCGGTGAACAAAAACGGGTGGAAAATTCTCAGTTGGTTGATGAGTACAACCGCTTGAATAGAGGGAGAAATTCCCAATCTGCACCACCTGCTGCAATACCAACTAACCAGCCGTCAAATAATGGAGGAACTAAAGGTGCAACTCCCAATGGTTTCCACAAACAGCAGGGAGCAAATACACATTTAACCCTAGAGACACAAGAACAAGTCCGGCAACTTTTAGCTCAGGGTTATAAAATCACCATTGAACACGTAGATGAGCGCCGTTTCCGCACAGGTTCTTGGCAAACTTGTATTAATACTCATATCGATGCGGAGTCAGATGCCATATCAACCTTAGAATCTTGTTTGGCTGAATATAGCAGTGAGTACGTGCGCTTAGTAGGAATTGATCCGAAGGCTAAGCGGCGAGTAGCTGAAACGATTATTCAGCGACCAAATGGTAAAAATTAA